From a single Verrucomicrobiota bacterium genomic region:
- a CDS encoding alkaline phosphatase family protein, whose protein sequence is MNTTQIVCLATTAFAGYTFGQDTPQNSRAGSQTAYPVEHLVIIFQENISFDHYFATYPVATNPPGEPRFVARRGTPSVNGLTQDLLTLNQNALQPQRLDRSHAATADQNHNYANEQEAMDHGLMDKFVEYTGTPEPDGSPTVVMDYFDGNTVTAYWNYAQNFAMNDNSFGSVPGPSTPGAINVVSGQTHGAVPTQITGSVEQGSVISDLDPAGDTASGGTTFQMTGKNIGDLLNAKNITWGWFEGGFDHPSQTHIGANGSPKTDYIPHHEPFQYYPQTANPTHLPPTSVATIGETDQANHQYDLTRFWEALSAHHLPAVSYLKAPAYQDGHPGYSDPLLEQEFVVATINRLMLSPEWNTMAIIIAYDDSDGWYDHVMPPCVNESQTAYDFLTAPDTQGGQSGTNAPLGGYQGRYSFGPRMPLIVISPFAKENFVDHTTTDQSSIVRFIEDNWGLGRIGDASFDQYSGVLLNMFNFDRTHCGPGTRRLILDPKTGEPLVP, encoded by the coding sequence ATGAACACGACCCAAATCGTCTGTTTGGCAACCACCGCCTTTGCCGGTTACACGTTCGGGCAAGACACCCCGCAGAACAGTCGGGCAGGATCTCAAACCGCGTATCCCGTCGAGCACCTGGTAATTATATTTCAGGAGAACATTTCATTCGATCACTATTTCGCCACCTACCCGGTGGCCACGAACCCGCCGGGAGAACCGCGTTTCGTCGCCAGGCGCGGTACTCCCTCCGTGAATGGTCTGACCCAGGACCTTCTCACGCTGAATCAAAACGCCTTGCAACCGCAGCGCCTCGACCGTTCGCATGCCGCCACCGCGGATCAGAATCATAATTATGCCAACGAACAGGAGGCGATGGACCATGGTTTAATGGATAAGTTCGTCGAGTACACGGGAACGCCCGAACCGGATGGCAGCCCGACGGTGGTGATGGATTACTTCGACGGCAACACCGTCACCGCCTACTGGAACTACGCGCAAAACTTTGCGATGAACGATAATTCGTTCGGTTCGGTCCCGGGGCCGTCCACCCCGGGGGCGATCAACGTGGTTTCCGGCCAGACGCATGGCGCCGTGCCGACCCAGATTACCGGTTCAGTCGAGCAGGGCTCGGTGATCAGTGACCTCGACCCGGCGGGGGATACTGCGTCCGGCGGAACGACGTTTCAGATGACCGGCAAAAACATCGGTGATCTGCTTAACGCCAAGAACATCACCTGGGGCTGGTTCGAGGGAGGTTTCGATCATCCCAGCCAAACTCACATCGGCGCCAACGGGAGTCCGAAGACCGACTACATCCCGCACCACGAGCCTTTCCAATACTACCCGCAAACCGCAAATCCGACGCACTTGCCTCCGACGTCCGTGGCTACGATCGGCGAGACGGACCAGGCGAATCACCAGTACGACCTTACCCGCTTCTGGGAAGCGTTAAGCGCTCACCATCTGCCGGCGGTTTCGTACCTTAAAGCGCCTGCCTACCAGGACGGGCACCCGGGATACTCTGACCCGCTCCTCGAGCAGGAGTTTGTCGTTGCCACGATCAATCGTCTTATGCTCTCGCCGGAATGGAACACGATGGCGATCATTATCGCGTATGACGATTCGGATGGCTGGTATGACCACGTCATGCCGCCCTGCGTGAACGAATCCCAGACGGCCTATGATTTCCTTACGGCGCCCGACACCCAAGGCGGCCAGTCGGGTACGAACGCGCCGTTGGGGGGTTATCAGGGGCGCTACTCGTTCGGCCCCCGGATGCCGTTGATCGTCATCTCGCCTTTTGCGAAGGAGAACTTTGTCGATCATACCACAACCGATCAGTCGTCAATTGTCCGCTTCATCGAGGATAACTGGGGTCTTGGCAGGATCGGGGACGCGTCGTTTGATCAATACTCGGGGGTTCTGCTCAACATGTTCAATTTTGATCGCACCCATTGCGGCCCTGGTACGCGCCGCCTGATCTTGGATCCAAAAACCGGCGAGCCCCTCGTGCCTTGA
- a CDS encoding PEP-CTERM sorting domain-containing protein: protein MKKLLFLGIGIGIILLAADWGEAQEVRYDLTGTYPSTAPRTSLTAPGGAFDFGFLVPASVPNFTPPNSPFYITAPILSGSYTFGGSTDPVISGTYVFSNSAGNVTDISLTTSLGNIELTSPPPSLGPSVFAGRPDASGQSHFLTGDLGIGIFDPIDFTLTGHSSFVVTGGTLVSIVGASVPEPSSLGLVALGLIAFVGMASLHSRRRLPLTASNPTPKVSESPRREGCHPEICQSAILHFERHRSRGHACEEHRY from the coding sequence ATGAAAAAGTTGTTGTTTCTCGGCATCGGGATAGGGATTATCCTTCTCGCCGCAGACTGGGGTGAAGCGCAGGAAGTACGTTATGACCTTACCGGGACTTACCCGAGCACGGCGCCCAGGACGTCGTTGACGGCACCTGGGGGCGCGTTCGACTTTGGGTTTCTGGTGCCGGCCTCCGTGCCGAATTTCACGCCACCTAACAGCCCCTTTTACATCACCGCGCCCATCCTCTCCGGGTCTTACACCTTCGGCGGGAGCACCGATCCGGTGATTTCAGGGACGTACGTTTTCTCCAATTCCGCAGGCAACGTCACCGACATCAGCCTAACCACGTCGCTCGGAAACATTGAGCTTACTTCGCCGCCGCCGAGCCTCGGCCCTTCGGTGTTCGCCGGTCGTCCCGATGCCTCGGGTCAATCCCATTTTCTCACCGGCGATTTGGGAATAGGCATCTTTGACCCCATCGACTTTACGCTGACCGGCCACAGCAGTTTCGTGGTCACCGGCGGCACGTTGGTCTCGATCGTTGGTGCGTCGGTGCCTGAACCGTCGAGCCTCGGCCTGGTGGCGCTGGGCTTGATCGCCTTCGTGGGGATGGCCTCGCTGCATTCCCGGCGGCGCCTGCCGCTGACGGCGTCTAACCCTACCCCAAAGGTTAGTGAGTCACCGCGGAGAGAGGGGTGCCACCCGGAAATCTGCCAATCTGCCATTCTCCATTTTGAGAGGCATAGATCTCGAGGCCACGCCTGCGAAGAGCACCGCTATTGA
- a CDS encoding oxaloacetate decarboxylase — translation MSPKSGPKRLRELLKQPGIIRSLGAHDVFTALMVEKAGFETVFIGGFGTSASMLGLPDLNFLTMSEMAEAVRRMAARVAIPVIADGDTGYGDLHNVQRTVEAFEAAGASGILLEDQVMPKRCGHFADKRVIPSEEMVLKIKAAVEARSDPDFVIFARTDARQMNGLDDAIDRVNRCCDSGADIAFIEAPESRAELEEIPKRVNHPLFVNMLTGGVTPILSVNELEQFGYKVVVCPIESLMVCARAVRELCDAWKNTGRVDQLATQAMSFAEVKELLGVEKFLKLREKL, via the coding sequence ATGAGTCCGAAGTCCGGTCCCAAACGCCTCCGTGAGCTGCTGAAACAGCCCGGCATCATCCGCAGCCTTGGGGCTCACGATGTGTTCACCGCGTTAATGGTCGAGAAGGCCGGCTTTGAGACCGTGTTTATCGGTGGGTTTGGCACCAGCGCATCGATGCTTGGCCTGCCGGACCTGAACTTTCTCACGATGTCCGAAATGGCCGAGGCGGTGCGCCGGATGGCGGCGCGCGTTGCCATCCCGGTGATTGCCGACGGCGATACCGGCTACGGCGACTTGCATAACGTCCAGCGCACCGTTGAGGCCTTCGAAGCCGCGGGGGCGAGCGGGATTTTACTGGAAGACCAAGTGATGCCCAAGCGCTGCGGCCACTTTGCCGATAAACGGGTCATCCCAAGTGAGGAAATGGTGTTAAAGATCAAAGCGGCGGTGGAGGCCAGGAGCGACCCGGATTTTGTCATTTTCGCCCGCACCGACGCGCGCCAGATGAACGGCCTGGACGACGCCATCGATCGGGTCAATCGATGTTGCGACAGCGGCGCAGACATTGCCTTCATCGAGGCGCCGGAGTCGCGCGCGGAACTCGAGGAGATACCGAAGCGGGTGAACCATCCGCTATTCGTGAACATGCTTACCGGCGGGGTGACGCCGATTCTCTCGGTAAACGAGCTGGAACAATTCGGCTACAAGGTCGTGGTTTGTCCGATTGAATCGCTGATGGTCTGCGCCCGGGCCGTGCGCGAGTTGTGCGACGCCTGGAAGAACACCGGTCGGGTGGACCAGCTGGCTACGCAGGCGATGAGCTTTGCGGAGGTGAAGGAGTTGCTGGGCGTGGAGAAATTCTTAAAGCTCCGGGAAAAGCTTTGA
- a CDS encoding tetratricopeptide repeat protein, giving the protein MSTKRLTPSVLFLSFLLLAAAFAERPLPFEEWQDAITASHIGVLKGYRGDLDGAIAQFDRVIRLHPDDPIAYYNRAMVEAGKRDFGKAVADFEHAIQLNPRFARAYNDLGSVRANEGDLDQAISDFEHALQINPRFAEAHNSLGSVKAMKGDLDGAVAEFNLAVQLDPDFGQAFDNLGSAKLRKGDLDGATANFEQALRINPRDYQALRGEGLCKYATGNLSGAVSPLIVSSELAPQATDGYLHLVIWLVRAEQGQLASADQELSAYLKSRGPAAAHDWLSKIGAFLLGRMDEPELLAAANSENPQTGGAQHCEAWFYAGMKRLLAGDKPGAIDAFRSCLATQESAFDEYMLAQAELRRLQGAL; this is encoded by the coding sequence GTGAGCACGAAACGCCTCACGCCATCCGTTCTCTTCTTGAGTTTCCTCCTGCTGGCGGCGGCGTTTGCCGAGCGGCCCCTACCGTTTGAAGAATGGCAGGATGCAATCACCGCGTCCCATATCGGGGTGCTCAAGGGCTACCGAGGCGACCTCGACGGGGCCATTGCGCAATTTGACCGCGTGATCCGATTGCACCCGGACGATCCGATCGCCTATTACAACCGTGCGATGGTGGAGGCCGGCAAGAGGGATTTCGGGAAGGCGGTAGCCGACTTTGAGCACGCGATCCAGTTAAATCCCCGATTTGCCCGGGCGTACAATGACCTCGGATCGGTGCGCGCGAACGAGGGTGACCTGGACCAGGCGATTTCGGACTTTGAGCATGCCCTCCAGATCAACCCGAGGTTTGCCGAGGCTCATAACAGCCTCGGATCGGTCAAGGCGATGAAAGGCGACCTGGACGGGGCGGTGGCGGAATTTAATCTTGCCGTCCAGCTGGATCCCGATTTCGGCCAGGCGTTTGATAACCTGGGCTCGGCGAAACTCAGGAAAGGTGATCTGGACGGGGCGACCGCCAACTTTGAACAGGCGCTTCGGATCAACCCGAGAGACTACCAGGCGCTTCGAGGCGAAGGTTTATGCAAATACGCGACCGGCAATCTTTCCGGAGCTGTGTCTCCTCTGATCGTGAGCAGTGAGCTTGCACCCCAGGCCACCGATGGGTATTTGCATCTGGTAATTTGGCTGGTTCGCGCCGAGCAAGGGCAACTGGCCTCCGCCGACCAGGAGTTGTCCGCCTACCTAAAGAGCCGGGGACCGGCGGCGGCGCACGATTGGCTTTCGAAAATCGGAGCATTTCTGCTGGGCCGAATGGATGAACCCGAGTTGCTCGCGGCGGCGAATTCGGAAAATCCCCAGACCGGCGGGGCTCAGCATTGCGAGGCATGGTTTTATGCCGGCATGAAACGCCTGCTGGCCGGTGACAAGCCCGGGGCGATCGACGCTTTCAGGAGCTGCCTTGCCACGCAGGAGAGCGCCTTCGATGAATATATGCTGGCTCAAGCTGAGCTGAGGCGGCTTCAGGGCGCCCTGTGA
- a CDS encoding FAD/NAD(P)-binding protein has translation MIGAGFSGTLTAIHLARMSAGTVSVALIEKQKRFGRGVAYGAEDPAHLLNVPAGKMGAYARDPEHFLRWCHEHPDHCRTAGAGSVQAGAFVPRKLYGDYLETLLEDTRRQWSSLRLLQGEVIDVKPKLNGRLELELTGGQVLDAAKVVLALGNFPPGDPKLRDQRFHTSPRYLTDPWAEATVKRLSEPGDILILGSGLTALDLLLSLAKRHREEGVMHLISRRGLFPQPHASYRPCPPVLNESMLPKTAREAFHHVRMVSKRAAAAGSDWRAVIDALRPSTQMIWQQWDWAERRRFLRHLRAYWEPHRHRASPEALAIKNDLEMRGRLVCYRGRVQSITENATGLAVEFVQVPVHEPRRLQVRYVVNCTGPECNYHKLKDPLVMQLFLRGLITPDPLFLGLDVSPDGIVYNVYGDRVPNLYTLGSPKKGRLLETTAVPELRVQAEALAWRLCRDLDRLEPAPADVDRSKSVPAYEI, from the coding sequence GTGATCGGGGCAGGTTTTTCCGGCACCCTTACCGCCATTCACCTTGCGCGCATGTCGGCCGGGACCGTCTCGGTTGCACTCATCGAGAAGCAAAAGCGGTTTGGCCGAGGCGTGGCTTACGGCGCCGAGGACCCGGCCCATCTGCTCAACGTGCCCGCTGGCAAAATGGGCGCCTATGCACGGGATCCCGAGCATTTCCTGCGCTGGTGCCATGAGCACCCGGACCACTGCCGCACCGCCGGCGCCGGGAGCGTCCAGGCCGGAGCTTTTGTCCCGCGCAAGCTGTACGGCGATTATCTTGAAACGTTGCTCGAGGACACGCGCCGGCAATGGTCCAGCCTCCGGCTCCTGCAAGGGGAGGTGATCGACGTGAAGCCGAAACTTAATGGACGGCTCGAGTTGGAGCTTACCGGCGGGCAGGTCCTTGACGCGGCAAAGGTCGTGTTGGCCCTCGGTAATTTCCCGCCCGGCGATCCGAAGCTGCGGGACCAACGCTTCCACACCAGCCCCCGGTACCTGACCGACCCCTGGGCCGAGGCTACCGTTAAGCGCCTGTCCGAACCAGGCGATATTCTCATCCTGGGTTCGGGCCTGACCGCGCTCGACTTGTTGCTGAGCCTGGCCAAGCGCCATCGCGAAGAAGGGGTTATGCACCTGATCTCCCGGCGGGGCCTGTTTCCGCAGCCGCACGCATCCTACCGGCCTTGCCCGCCGGTGCTGAATGAATCCATGTTACCCAAGACCGCCCGCGAGGCGTTCCACCACGTGCGCATGGTGTCAAAACGCGCGGCTGCAGCCGGCAGTGACTGGAGGGCCGTCATTGATGCGTTGCGCCCGTCCACCCAGATGATCTGGCAGCAATGGGATTGGGCGGAGCGACGCCGGTTCCTGCGCCACCTGCGAGCGTACTGGGAGCCGCACCGCCATCGTGCCTCTCCGGAAGCCCTGGCCATCAAGAACGATTTGGAAATGCGCGGGCGCCTCGTCTGTTACCGTGGCCGTGTTCAAAGTATAACTGAAAATGCAACCGGTTTGGCGGTCGAGTTCGTTCAGGTTCCGGTGCACGAACCCAGGCGGCTGCAGGTGCGTTATGTCGTGAACTGCACCGGGCCCGAATGCAATTATCATAAGCTCAAAGACCCTCTGGTGATGCAGTTGTTCTTGCGCGGGTTAATTACGCCTGACCCTTTGTTTCTCGGCCTTGACGTGAGTCCGGATGGGATCGTTTACAACGTGTACGGAGATCGGGTCCCAAACCTCTACACGCTGGGCAGTCCGAAGAAAGGACGGTTGCTGGAGACAACCGCCGTCCCGGAATTGCGGGTGCAAGCGGAGGCGCTGGCGTGGCGTCTTTGCCGCGATCTGGACCGGTTGGAACCCGCCCCGGCGGATGTGGACAGGAGCAAATCGGTCCCGGCCTATGAAATCTAG
- a CDS encoding EamA family transporter, with the protein MQWFIWAIASAFFAGVTALLAKIGVSGIDSNLATAIRTSVILIFCWALVFATSGGVDVHSVSRKAWIFLILSGLATGLSWLCYFRALQVGDLSKVAPVDKLSVVMAMAFGVLFLHERLTIREGLGGGFIAVGALILVLR; encoded by the coding sequence ATGCAATGGTTTATTTGGGCAATCGCGTCAGCCTTTTTTGCCGGAGTGACCGCTCTTCTCGCCAAGATCGGCGTATCTGGAATCGACTCCAATCTCGCTACGGCGATCCGAACGTCGGTTATCCTGATATTCTGTTGGGCGCTCGTGTTTGCTACGTCCGGAGGCGTTGACGTGCACTCGGTGTCGCGCAAAGCCTGGATTTTTCTCATTTTGTCCGGCCTCGCGACGGGCCTGTCGTGGCTATGCTATTTCAGAGCGCTGCAGGTAGGCGATCTATCCAAGGTCGCCCCGGTCGACAAACTCAGCGTGGTTATGGCGATGGCGTTCGGCGTGCTGTTCCTTCACGAACGGCTGACGATCCGGGAAGGGTTAGGAGGCGGTTTTATTGCGGTGGGTGCGCTCATCCTCGTGTTGAGGTAG
- a CDS encoding OsmC family protein, with product MKRTASAVWNGDLKKGNGTLSTQSGVLKQTQYSFSTRFENGVGTNPEELIAAAHAGCFTMAFSAFLGGAGFTPDELTTQATVSLEQVNGDWTITAIHLELKGRVPGIDQAQFDEIADKAKAGCPVSRVLKADISLTKHLET from the coding sequence ATGAAACGCACCGCATCGGCCGTCTGGAACGGCGATCTCAAAAAAGGCAATGGCACGCTTTCTACTCAGAGCGGCGTGTTGAAGCAGACCCAATACTCGTTTTCAACCCGCTTCGAAAACGGCGTCGGCACCAACCCCGAAGAGTTGATCGCAGCGGCGCACGCGGGCTGCTTCACGATGGCCTTTTCCGCCTTTTTAGGCGGTGCCGGGTTTACGCCGGACGAACTGACAACGCAAGCGACCGTCAGCCTTGAACAGGTCAACGGTGACTGGACGATCACGGCCATCCACCTTGAACTGAAGGGGCGGGTACCCGGCATTGATCAGGCGCAATTTGATGAAATTGCGGATAAAGCAAAGGCAGGCTGTCCGGTCTCGCGCGTGCTGAAGGCTGACATCAGCCTGACGAAGCATCTCGAGACCTAG
- a CDS encoding sulfurtransferase has protein sequence MSDRSTAFSRLAEQARSRIKEISPMELSRAKPAPVIIDVREADEYVKGYIAGAKHLSRGVLEQKVVHVVPDLSTPVVVYCDRGDRAALVADNLLKMGYQKVRSLKGGLQNWLESGGIVETPNRIWRPAYGLSRRAE, from the coding sequence ATGAGCGACAGGAGTACCGCCTTTTCAAGGCTCGCCGAGCAAGCGCGAAGCCGGATCAAAGAAATCAGCCCGATGGAACTCTCCCGGGCAAAGCCTGCCCCCGTGATCATCGACGTTCGGGAAGCCGACGAATACGTTAAAGGTTACATTGCGGGTGCAAAACATCTCAGCCGCGGCGTACTGGAACAAAAGGTCGTGCACGTGGTCCCGGATTTGTCCACGCCCGTAGTCGTGTACTGCGATCGAGGTGACCGGGCAGCGCTCGTGGCTGACAACCTGCTCAAAATGGGTTATCAAAAGGTTCGTTCCCTCAAGGGCGGCCTGCAAAACTGGCTGGAGTCCGGTGGGATCGTTGAAACCCCAAACCGGATCTGGAGACCGGCGTACGGGCTGTCCAGACGGGCTGAGTAG
- a CDS encoding MFS transporter, whose protein sequence is MLKPGSRQASPLAPLLLTVFVDMLGFGIVIPILPLYAERFSASPVMIGALLAVYSAMGFLFSSVVGTLSDRLGRKSVLLLSTTGQAAAFLIMGSANAFGWLFVARTIDGVFGANVSTTQAYVADVTTAEERAKAMGLLGAAFGLGFICGPLLGGVLSQVTVSAPFYFAGALAAVNAGLIAFVLPESLPAQNRTRSTGGRIRTAFLQGEAKVLGPLMAAYFFMMFGFTLMTAFFAIFTEDRFGFTGAENGYVFALIGATAVLVQARLVGPLVHRFTEKRIAMGGVAILACALFALPLVKGIGALLLVSAGVATGNSLVNPSISGLVSRSTDPRSQGRVLGMVQAAASLGRCAGPVAGGWLLSFNPRHTADFGKAPFWCGSALLLAALLLVTIAPVPRLKAVETSAPTRVP, encoded by the coding sequence GTGCTCAAGCCCGGTTCCAGGCAGGCGTCCCCGCTGGCGCCCCTCCTGCTGACGGTGTTTGTGGACATGCTCGGTTTCGGGATCGTGATCCCCATCCTGCCCCTCTACGCCGAGCGCTTCTCCGCTTCGCCCGTCATGATCGGCGCCTTGCTGGCGGTTTACTCCGCCATGGGATTTCTCTTCTCGTCGGTGGTAGGGACGCTTTCGGATCGTTTAGGTAGAAAGTCGGTCCTGCTGCTGAGCACGACCGGTCAGGCCGCAGCGTTCCTCATCATGGGCTCAGCCAACGCGTTCGGATGGCTCTTTGTTGCACGGACCATCGACGGGGTCTTCGGCGCCAACGTCTCGACCACCCAGGCGTACGTCGCCGACGTGACCACCGCAGAGGAACGGGCAAAGGCTATGGGGCTGCTCGGGGCGGCATTCGGGTTAGGCTTTATCTGCGGGCCGTTGCTCGGCGGGGTGCTGAGCCAGGTAACCGTATCGGCGCCTTTCTATTTTGCCGGCGCGCTGGCCGCGGTTAATGCCGGACTGATCGCCTTCGTTTTGCCGGAAAGTCTGCCGGCGCAAAACCGGACTCGCTCCACCGGAGGGCGAATCCGGACGGCTTTCCTGCAGGGTGAAGCAAAGGTGCTTGGCCCGTTGATGGCCGCCTATTTTTTTATGATGTTTGGATTTACGCTGATGACGGCCTTCTTCGCCATCTTCACGGAAGATCGGTTCGGTTTTACAGGGGCGGAAAACGGTTACGTTTTCGCCCTGATCGGGGCCACCGCGGTGTTGGTTCAGGCCCGGCTGGTCGGCCCTCTGGTCCATCGATTCACCGAGAAGCGAATCGCGATGGGTGGGGTCGCGATTCTGGCCTGCGCCCTGTTTGCATTGCCGCTGGTGAAAGGAATTGGCGCGCTTCTCCTGGTCAGCGCCGGGGTGGCCACCGGCAATTCGCTGGTCAACCCGTCCATCAGCGGCCTGGTGTCGCGCAGTACGGACCCGCGTTCCCAAGGTCGCGTGCTCGGAATGGTGCAAGCTGCGGCCAGCCTGGGCCGGTGCGCCGGTCCGGTAGCCGGCGGCTGGCTCTTAAGCTTTAACCCCCGGCACACCGCGGATTTCGGCAAGGCGCCGTTCTGGTGCGGCAGCGCGCTGCTGCTGGCGGCGCTGTTACTCGTGACCATTGCACCGGTTCCACGCC
- a CDS encoding Na+/H+ antiporter: MNHAEVLFVLLIVIAVLALVARQVGLPYPVLLVIGGLVLGFVPGLPPVQLDPDLIFVFLLPPLLYPAAVFTSWRDFRANLSPILLLAIGLVLLTTVVVAAVAHALAGLPWAAAFALGAITSPTDAVAATAVTSRLRVPRRVVAVLEGESLVNDAMALVAYRFALAAAMSGTFSLGEAGAQFILVALGGTGIGLCVAWLAVHAQRHLDDPPVQITLSLLTPFIAYFPAERLHLSGVLAVVACGLFVGWRVPQILTPRTRLNAFVFWEMVVFLLNGLVFILIGLQLPRILGALSGQSLNRLIWHGVLVSAAAVAVRIAWVFASVSLLRGLNAAFHRENPYADWRNVAVVAWAGMRGVVSLAVALAIPITLSNGQPFPGRDYVLFITFCVIVSTLVLQGLSLPALILGLGVMDDGLAELEERTARLKANEAALAYLEEAKGRFSRELLDRLRVEYRDRIRQLEIYAAAGGNHAGSWIAPSYQRLQQEALDVERRTIIQLRDEYVINDEALRRIQEDLDHAEARLHAHG, translated from the coding sequence ATGAACCATGCCGAAGTCCTCTTTGTACTGCTGATCGTCATCGCCGTGCTGGCCCTCGTGGCCAGGCAAGTGGGCCTACCCTACCCGGTGCTGCTGGTCATCGGCGGCCTGGTGCTCGGGTTTGTGCCGGGTTTGCCGCCGGTGCAATTGGACCCCGACCTGATTTTTGTGTTCCTCCTGCCACCGCTCCTCTACCCGGCGGCGGTCTTTACGTCCTGGCGCGATTTTCGTGCGAACCTGAGTCCCATCCTGCTGCTGGCGATCGGGCTGGTGTTGTTGACGACGGTGGTGGTTGCCGCCGTAGCGCACGCGCTGGCCGGTTTGCCCTGGGCGGCCGCCTTTGCGCTCGGGGCCATCACCTCGCCGACGGATGCCGTCGCGGCGACCGCGGTCACCAGCCGTTTGCGCGTGCCCCGGCGAGTCGTCGCCGTTTTGGAGGGCGAGAGCCTGGTCAATGACGCCATGGCGCTGGTCGCTTACCGCTTCGCCCTGGCGGCGGCGATGAGCGGAACGTTTTCCCTCGGCGAAGCCGGTGCACAATTCATCCTGGTCGCCTTGGGCGGCACCGGTATCGGCCTGTGCGTTGCCTGGCTCGCCGTCCATGCTCAGCGCCACCTGGATGATCCGCCCGTGCAGATCACCCTTTCGCTGCTCACGCCTTTTATCGCTTATTTCCCGGCCGAGCGGTTGCACCTCTCCGGCGTCCTGGCCGTCGTTGCGTGCGGGCTGTTCGTGGGCTGGCGGGTACCGCAGATCCTCACTCCTCGCACGCGGCTCAACGCGTTTGTGTTCTGGGAGATGGTGGTATTCCTGTTGAACGGCCTGGTGTTCATCCTAATCGGGCTGCAGCTGCCGCGCATCCTTGGGGCGCTCTCCGGCCAATCCCTGAACCGGCTGATTTGGCACGGCGTGCTGGTCAGCGCGGCCGCCGTCGCGGTGCGGATCGCGTGGGTGTTTGCGTCGGTCAGCCTGCTGCGCGGGCTGAACGCGGCGTTTCACAGGGAGAACCCCTATGCCGACTGGCGGAACGTGGCCGTGGTGGCTTGGGCGGGCATGCGCGGGGTGGTGTCGCTGGCAGTCGCGCTGGCTATACCGATAACGCTTTCGAACGGGCAGCCTTTCCCCGGGCGCGATTACGTTCTGTTCATCACGTTTTGTGTGATCGTTTCAACGCTGGTGCTGCAAGGCCTGAGTTTGCCGGCGCTGATTCTCGGGCTGGGTGTGATGGATGACGGACTTGCCGAGTTGGAAGAAAGAACGGCCCGGCTCAAGGCCAATGAAGCGGCGCTTGCGTACCTCGAGGAAGCCAAAGGCCGGTTCTCGCGGGAGTTGCTGGACCGGCTCCGCGTGGAATACCGGGATCGCATCCGGCAATTGGAGATTTACGCCGCGGCGGGCGGGAACCATGCCGGGAGTTGGATTGCGCCGTCCTACCAGCGTTTGCAGCAGGAGGCCCTCGACGTGGAGCGCCGGACCATCATCCAGTTGCGCGACGAGTACGTCATTAACGACGAAGCGTTGCGCCGCATACAGGAAGACCTCGATCACGCCGAAGCCAGGCTGCACGCGCACGGGTAA